A window from Bacteroidota bacterium encodes these proteins:
- a CDS encoding DUF502 domain-containing protein yields MEKNFSVKNYLPKERFRWKKIVQYFLQGLLIIAPIAITGYAIFWVITTVDSWLPIFREPIKDVDGRVIGHEVKNYGLGFVLILAAVITIGYLSSFFIQSRLFNLFDYWLEKTPGVKFIYTSTRDFFEAFAGDKKRFNKAVLANVFSDDVWIIGFLTDEEMQKFEMGADKVAVYVPQAYNFAGQLYILPKEKVKRINSISSGQVMKYAVTGGVVDLDGEGKDEKDALPKK; encoded by the coding sequence GTTGGAAGAAGATCGTCCAGTATTTTTTACAAGGTTTATTAATAATAGCGCCAATTGCTATTACAGGGTATGCCATTTTCTGGGTTATTACCACTGTAGATAGCTGGTTGCCTATTTTCCGTGAACCCATAAAAGATGTAGATGGCCGGGTTATTGGGCATGAAGTAAAAAATTACGGGCTTGGTTTTGTACTTATTCTTGCAGCCGTAATTACGATTGGCTATCTAAGTTCATTTTTTATTCAATCCCGCCTGTTCAACCTGTTTGATTACTGGCTGGAAAAAACACCAGGGGTTAAATTCATTTATACAAGTACAAGAGATTTTTTTGAAGCCTTTGCGGGTGATAAAAAAAGATTCAATAAAGCTGTATTGGCCAATGTTTTTTCTGATGATGTATGGATCATCGGCTTCCTTACCGATGAAGAGATGCAAAAATTTGAGATGGGTGCCGATAAAGTAGCTGTCTATGTTCCGCAGGCTTACAATTTTGCAGGCCAGCTTTATATTTTGCCAAAAGAAAAAGTAAAAAGGATAAATTCCATTAGTTCGGGACAGGTTATGAAATATGCTGTAACCGGCGGCGTAGTAGATCTTGATGGAGAAGGGAAAGATGAGAAAGATGCTCTGCCCAAGAAATAA
- a CDS encoding S1/P1 Nuclease, with amino-acid sequence MKRVAFIISLLLISHTSFCWGFYGHRKINYYAVFLLPPEMIFLYKPNIDFITDHAVDPDMRRYAIVEEGPRHYIDIDKYGNYPYDSLPRKWNDAVAKFSEDSLMTHGIVPWWVQTMLYKLTDAFKEKHQAKILKLSAEIGHYIADAHVPLHASSNHNGQYTDQRGIHGFWESRVPELLAEKEWDMIMGKAEYIKNPGDFIWKRVLESALEADSVLKFEKELSKKFSPDQKFAFEERNGVTIRQYSSAFTKAYDAKLNGMVERRFRQSIFAIASFWYTAWINAGQPDLKSLFHKELSPEDLKEFETLNNAWKNSNVKGREHE; translated from the coding sequence ATGAAGAGAGTTGCATTTATAATATCACTGTTACTTATTTCTCATACAAGTTTTTGCTGGGGTTTTTATGGCCATCGAAAAATAAATTACTATGCGGTGTTCCTGCTACCACCGGAAATGATCTTTTTATACAAACCGAATATTGATTTCATTACTGACCATGCTGTAGATCCTGACATGCGCCGATATGCGATAGTTGAAGAAGGACCACGGCATTATATTGATATTGATAAATACGGCAATTATCCATATGATTCATTACCCAGAAAATGGAATGATGCCGTTGCAAAATTTTCTGAAGATAGTTTGATGACGCATGGCATCGTGCCCTGGTGGGTACAAACCATGCTCTACAAACTCACGGATGCATTCAAAGAAAAACACCAGGCAAAAATTTTAAAACTATCAGCAGAGATCGGTCATTATATAGCCGATGCACATGTGCCATTGCATGCAAGCAGCAATCATAATGGCCAATATACTGATCAACGTGGCATACATGGTTTCTGGGAAAGCAGGGTACCTGAACTGCTGGCAGAAAAAGAATGGGATATGATCATGGGTAAAGCTGAATATATTAAAAACCCCGGCGACTTTATTTGGAAACGAGTATTGGAAAGTGCATTGGAAGCAGACAGTGTTTTGAAGTTTGAAAAGGAACTGAGTAAAAAATTTTCACCCGATCAGAAGTTTGCATTTGAAGAAAGAAATGGTGTTACGATCCGCCAATATTCTTCTGCATTTACTAAAGCCTATGATGCAAAATTGAATGGAATGGTGGAAAGAAGATTTCGGCAATCCATATTTGCTATTGCTTCATTCTGGTACACTGCATGGATCAATGCCGGACAGCCGGACCTGAAATCACTTTTTCATAAAGAATTATCTCCCGAAGACCTGAAAGAATTTGAAACGCTGAATAATGCATGGAAAAATAGTAATGTAAAGGGAAGGGAACATGAATAA
- the serC gene encoding 3-phosphoserine/phosphohydroxythreonine transaminase, producing MIHNFNAGPSVLPKEVFEEASQAILDFNNTGLSILEIGHRTSLFQPVMDEARALIKELMHLDDDHEVLFLHGGATTQFMQIPMNLLNDNELASYTDTGTWAAKAIKEAALFGHVEIAGSTKETKYTSIPKDITVSPTAAYLHITTNETIAGTQWKNIPYDCGVPLVADMSSDILGRQLDFNKFDLIYAGAQKNMGAAGVNLVVVNKNILGKVTRKIPTILDYQNHIKEGSMLNTPPVFAVYVVLLTLRWLKKMGGVAALEKTNNVKADLFYKTLDSLPVFKGIVAKEDRSNMNAVFVMDDIALEKEFFDLCKKENMIGVKGHRSVGGFRVSMYNALTLESVKAITELMKQFAQVHA from the coding sequence ATGATTCATAATTTCAATGCAGGTCCTTCTGTTTTGCCAAAAGAAGTATTTGAAGAAGCCAGCCAGGCTATCCTTGATTTTAATAATACAGGTTTATCTATTCTTGAAATAGGGCATCGCACTTCTTTGTTTCAACCGGTGATGGATGAAGCAAGAGCATTAATAAAAGAATTGATGCATTTAGATGATGATCATGAAGTCTTATTCTTACATGGTGGTGCAACTACACAGTTCATGCAAATACCAATGAACCTGCTTAATGATAATGAACTTGCATCGTATACAGATACGGGTACATGGGCAGCTAAAGCAATAAAGGAAGCGGCACTGTTTGGTCATGTTGAAATAGCAGGATCAACAAAAGAAACTAAATACACTTCTATTCCAAAAGATATTACGGTAAGTCCTACTGCTGCTTACCTGCATATAACAACCAACGAAACAATTGCGGGTACACAATGGAAAAATATTCCTTATGATTGTGGTGTACCGTTAGTAGCCGATATGAGCAGTGATATACTCGGCCGTCAACTTGATTTCAATAAGTTTGACCTGATCTATGCCGGTGCACAAAAAAATATGGGAGCAGCAGGAGTAAATCTTGTTGTTGTAAATAAAAATATACTCGGAAAGGTTACACGAAAAATTCCTACGATACTGGATTATCAGAATCATATCAAAGAAGGAAGTATGCTGAACACACCGCCTGTGTTTGCCGTATATGTTGTATTGCTTACTTTACGCTGGCTGAAAAAAATGGGTGGTGTTGCTGCATTAGAAAAAACTAATAATGTAAAAGCAGATTTGTTTTATAAAACATTAGATAGTCTTCCTGTATTTAAAGGCATAGTAGCAAAAGAAGACCGCAGTAATATGAATGCAGTATTTGTAATGGACGATATTGCATTGGAAAAAGAGTTTTTTGATCTATGTAAAAAAGAAAATATGATTGGTGTAAAAGGCCATCGTAGTGTAGGTGGCTTCCGTGTTTCTATGTACAATGCATTAACATTAGAAAGTGTAAAAGCAATTACTGAGCTAATGAAACAGTTTGCACAAGTACATGCTTAA
- a CDS encoding DUF1015 domain-containing protein: MAIIKPFFALRPKEELAAQVASRPYDVLNSEEARSEANGNPVSFLHVTKSEIDLPAGINIHSPEVYTKAKENLQQLIKEGVLFKDDKPCYYIYQLIMNGRSQTGLVCVSSVEDYFNDIIKKHEFTRPEKEKDRIDHMRTIEAQTGNVFLAYRDVMEVNALISGWKAKNKAVYNFVAEDGVQHTIWIVDREIVVNSITTLFERNVPCTYIADGHHRCASAAKVSKELPNSVEAKYFLTTIFPASQLAILDYNRVVKDLGDFDDEEDFISALQDDFTITHSIEPVLPSALHEFGMYLDKNWYLLTARKGTYTDDPIGVLDVTILSNNILNKLLDIKDQRTDKRIDFVGGIRGLGELEKRVNSGEMKVAFNFYPVTIEQLFDIADSGKVMPPKSTWFEPKLRDGLLTHLI, encoded by the coding sequence ATGGCAATTATTAAACCTTTTTTCGCATTAAGACCAAAAGAAGAACTGGCAGCACAGGTAGCATCCCGCCCTTATGATGTACTGAACAGTGAAGAAGCAAGGTCTGAAGCAAACGGAAATCCTGTTTCTTTTCTGCATGTTACAAAATCCGAAATTGATCTGCCGGCCGGCATCAACATACATAGCCCTGAAGTTTATACAAAAGCTAAAGAAAATCTTCAGCAGCTCATTAAAGAAGGCGTGCTATTCAAAGATGATAAACCATGTTATTATATCTATCAATTGATCATGAACGGTCGAAGCCAAACCGGTTTGGTTTGTGTTTCTTCGGTTGAAGATTATTTTAATGATATAATAAAAAAGCATGAATTCACAAGACCTGAAAAAGAGAAAGACAGGATCGATCATATGCGAACGATCGAAGCGCAGACAGGAAATGTTTTTCTTGCATACCGTGACGTGATGGAAGTAAATGCTCTTATCAGCGGGTGGAAGGCAAAGAATAAGGCTGTTTATAATTTTGTAGCTGAAGACGGTGTACAACATACCATCTGGATCGTTGACAGGGAGATCGTGGTGAATTCAATTACTACTTTATTTGAAAGAAATGTTCCCTGTACATATATCGCCGATGGACATCATCGCTGCGCATCTGCTGCTAAAGTAAGTAAGGAATTACCCAACAGCGTTGAAGCAAAATATTTTCTTACTACAATTTTTCCTGCAAGCCAACTGGCTATTCTGGATTATAACCGTGTTGTAAAAGATCTCGGTGATTTTGATGATGAAGAAGATTTTATAAGTGCCTTGCAGGATGATTTCACGATCACACACAGCATTGAACCCGTACTGCCTTCAGCCCTTCATGAATTTGGAATGTATCTTGATAAAAACTGGTATTTACTCACTGCAAGAAAAGGAACCTATACAGATGATCCGATCGGTGTTTTAGATGTCACTATTCTTTCAAATAATATTCTTAACAAGTTGCTGGATATTAAAGATCAGCGGACAGATAAGCGAATCGATTTCGTCGGCGGTATTCGTGGGCTGGGTGAGTTGGAAAAAAGAGTAAATAGTGGCGAAATGAAAGTGGCGTTCAATTTTTATCCTGTCACTATTGAGCAATTATTTGATATCGCTGATAGCGGAAAAGTAATGCCTCCAAAAAGTACCTGGTTTGAGCCCAAATTAAGGGATGGATTACTTACGCATCTTATCTAA